The sequence tccgagggagaggatatttcttatttatggtgaccttactgagttgacgataatcaatgcacatcctaagggacccatccttcttcttcacaaacaagacatgagcaccccatggggaaatactaggttgaatgaaacccttgtctagaaaatctttgagttggagctttaactctttcaattcgacCGGATCCATCCAATATGGAGGAACTAAAAtaggatttgtatccggtaataaataaatgacaaagtcaatttcccgttcgagAGGAACTACATGAAGGTTAGTAGGAAAAACCTCCTAGGAATTACCTCACTACAGGGACTGACTCAGTAGAATGAGTTTCACATTCTATATCCTCAACCTTCACTACATGGTATAGAAAACCCTTGAATATCATCTTACAAGacttcaaacaagaaatgatttgacctCTTGGCATAGAATCCCCCCCCTCAACTCTAGAATGGGTTCGTTTGGAAATTGGaacttcactacccttgttacacaatctatggaagcaaaacatgcatgaagccaatccatacccaagatgatatctaagtcaaacatgtcaagttctaccaaatcaacaagaGTGACTTTATTGGGCAGCATTACAGgatatttcataaagactctTTTTGCAACTACAAAGTCACCCATTGTGGTACAAACcaaaaagggttcaatcaatACATCGGGAAGTATATCAAACTTCGTAGCTACCGAAGGTGTAACAAAAGAAAGGGTAGAACCGGGATCAagcaaaacataaacattaatagagaagacttgtaacatacctgTCACAATGTTGGGAGAGTTCTCTTGTTCATCCCTAGCCTTAAGTGCATAGAAACAGTTCTTTTTTGGAGCTTTAGAGCTCAGAACGCTTGGTTGAGTTTGGCCATTCCCCTTACCTTGTCTTCTCACATTAGGAAAATCTTTCACCATATGGACACTTTTTCCACAACCATAGAAACTATTAGTTCTAACAAGGCATTCACCCACATGTTTCTTACTACACTTGCCACAAGTTGGTCTTTCTCATGGTCGATCAACATTTCTCACCTTTTGAGGTTTAGGATTTGAACCTCTATCATTGCAATTCTTGGAGAAATTTTAAGAGACTTGGTTTGAAAACcttgaacttaggcttgtcttgaacgTCAAGTCTACTCTTAAAAGAACTACTTTCAAAAGACCTTGCCTTCCTAGCTTCTTTGTACCTCTTTCTTAGACGACTCTCCTGTACATGTTTTGAATGAACCGTCAACCTAGAAAtatccatattgtcatgaagcatagctgcacgacattcttcttcaatctCTTCAGACATGCCCGTTACATAACGGCTAGCattggaaaccaaagaagaagcatatATGGTCAGCTTAATGAACTTTAAGGAGTATCTtttaacactcatacctcctagACGAAAGTTAATGAACAACTCTACCTTATCTTCCCTTTGATCCCTTGGGAAGAATCTGTCAAGAAATgcctttttgaagatctccAAAGTCACGAGACCACCTCCTAAAGCCCTACTGTCCATCGACTGACTGTACCATGtctgagccacatccttgagttgataggcagcAAGCTCAGCATTTTCAGTAGTACTTACCCCCATAGCTAACaagatcttatagacctcatcacGGAAGTCTTCGGGTCTTCACCAAATCTTGATCCAAAGaacataggaggattcatccttgtaaaaTATCTCAAATTGCTAGCCATAGTACTAGCTATTGGTTCTCTCGAGGTAAAACCTCCCTATTAGTTTGTGCCGtaatggcttgagcttgagtggTGATGGCTTGGCCATTTGGAATAGGACTACACTCACCTCACCATCCGTCATGGTTGGAGGATCAATTGGAACTTGCTCATTTGCAGCAGCTTGCACTTGAGGAGGAATTTGATTGCCTTGGGATTAGCTCCCACATTCACAATCTAATCTCCTACTCTTCTAGCGACTATCCTTCTTGTGTTAATCGCCTATAACTACAATAAAGGGATTAAATGTTAAAAGACACATAGTTTcaaaactctagaggcacgacataagattatcaagaaaagagaagtttcgtagtcatcacatagtctctcatccATAATTGCaccgcgcttcacaaccatgaacaagaCACAATATAACGCGCTTTAATGAGAAACTGAACCTAAGTATATTTAACctcttgctctgataccaagtttgtcatatccggggagcacccccagATGCGAcgggcgtcgtcgtcctctcaAAGGACTCTAACAAGCCTTTAGCATTATTCAtaacatatcatcatttaaaattgcaaaaaaattaaaaccttttagtactatgtgaagtatacttagacttcatacttaagaATCATGAAAACATACATAGCAATAGTCTAAAATTTCTCTCatataaaaaccatctaaagagtacgaatttggacttagccaataaaaAGTCAATacgccatataggccttaatacagAAGAATCTAAAGAACATAAAACGGAATGAGAAGTATTCTTAATAactactaaagtcttcataatTTAGAATAcgaaaagatagcatcccctaacatgaggacctactaacacttggagaaagagttccaagcttcttcatcGACCTTCATAATCTTGAATggtcggaccctacatttgtagtaatataaggtaatggggttagtatgccacatgtactaagtatgggtatatgcacataacttttaaggacatgcatgaaaaagatCATTTCTTAGAAAGCATGCTAAGTCTTTTGAAAAACTTCAATGTACATACCATAGaacatatacaaattaatgattccatcaacataaagcatggtCATAATCAAAGGCATATTATTATCgagtcatgttaacatttcCTATTCAATAGATCATAAAAATATACGTATAAAACACTTAcaaatgatcccatccccaacctataagtgcaatggtcatgtgaatccccataacccaCACAACCAGTAGacaagataggagaccataagtaa comes from Solanum pennellii chromosome 1, SPENNV200 and encodes:
- the LOC107021372 gene encoding uncharacterized protein LOC107021372 translates to MGVSTTENAELAAYQLKDVAQTWYSQSMDSRALGGGLVTLEIFKKAFLDRFFPRDQREDKVELFINFRLGGMSVKRYSLKFIKLTIYASSLVSNASRYVTGMSEEIEEECRAAMLHDNMDISRLTVHSKHVQESRLRKRYKEARKARSFESSSFKSRLDVQDKPKFKVFKPSLLKFLQELQ